In Helianthus annuus cultivar XRQ/B chromosome 3, HanXRQr2.0-SUNRISE, whole genome shotgun sequence, a single window of DNA contains:
- the LOC110929136 gene encoding transcription factor MYB36 — protein MGRAPCCDKANVKKGPWSPEEDATLKDYIEKYGTGGNWIALPQKIGIKRCGKSCRLRWLNYLRPNIKHGGFSEEEDNIICSLYISIGSRWSIIAAQLPGRTDNDIKNYWNTRLKKKLLGRRKQSHASRIPGSTQDPKNGNGVETLSNSAIERLQLHMQLQSLENPNMSQRANMSLWPCKLNPIQEKMMQSLQLLNESSNYPLMMQHVFPDSPQKVQLYGPSNNHLQQVYSLPNNMLINQVDNPINGINVGSSTLPETNGVKQPSVDFQQFMAFQAEIDQFLSNKGANSESIDQAQVNEFELFKDMDGAKDMMTWWSNEFDANSASSNSWDSNGILDHQK, from the exons ATGGGAAGAGCACCTTGTTGTGACAAAGCAAACGTGAAGAAGGGTCCATGGTCTCCTGAAGAAGACGCTACACTCAAAGATTATATCGAAAAATATGGCACCGGTGGTAACTGGATCGCTCTTCCTCAAAAGATCG GCATAAAGAGGTGTGGAAAAAGTTGTAGGCTCAGATGGTTAAATTACCTAAGACCTAACATCAAGCATGGAGGATTCTCTGAAGAAGAAGACAATATCATCTGCAGCCTCTATATTAGTATTGGTAGCAG GTGGTCCATAATCGCGGCGCAACTTCCTGGAAGAACTGATAATGATATCAAGAACTACTGGAACACaagattgaagaagaagttgCTCGGAAGGCGTAAACAGTCTCATGCTAGTAGGATACCTGGTTCAACCCAGGATCCCAAAAATGGGAATGGAGTGGAAACTTTAAGTAATTCTGCCATTGAAAGGCTCCAACTTCATATGCAACTCCAAAGCCTTGAAAACCCTAATATGTCACAACGTGCTAACATGTCCTTGTGGCCTTGCAAGTTGAACCCAATTCAAGAAAAGATGATGCAAAGTTTACAGCTTTTAAATGAATCATCTAATTACCCTCTAATGATGCAACATGTTTTTCCTGATTCCCCTCAAAAGGTTCAGCTCTATGGACCATCTAACAACCACCTTCAACAAGTGTACTCCCTACCTAATAATATGTTGATCAACCAAGTAGACAATCCCATCAATGGAATCAATGTTGGGTCATCTACACTACCGGAAACCAATGGTGTAAAACAGCCAAGTGTCGATTTCCAGCAGTTTATGGCATTTCAAGCTGAAATCGACCAGTTCTTGAGCAACAAAGGAGCGAACTCCGAATCGATAGATCAGGCACAGGTGAACGAGTTTGAACTTTTCAAGGACATGGATGGTGCCAAGGACATGATGACTTGGTGGTCTAATGAGTTCGATGCGAATTCGGCTTCGTCAAACTCGTGGGACTCAAATGGTATCCTTGATCACCAGAAATGA